From the Theileria equi strain WA chromosome 4 map unlocalized gcontig_1105316255041, whole genome shotgun sequence genome, one window contains:
- a CDS encoding hypothetical protein (encoded by transcript BEWA_046110A) yields the protein MSQKGIDIKYKCPSNQTSSTGTCKDDQSIQADKGNLEGAPYYGYVTHSSTGKRIGTLTYGGRSLEIEDGKRTAFSTKYHNLEKVTTYYYTKNDNSSDNINVPLILRIFNRGGPYYLYLNLGGDHTKWKRVPLSDNFKIPTDNTTNKELTNILESQTCILYKLHKIDICNDGNSDINPYTCPVCDKATVWSNAERHVNSIDCYKIFCHVLLDDGNKIIHPVTYENELIVYRNNATNKWKPLSVSKSDCDYLSVYYWEGDSKRNNPLLIEVKFSGKSTWYENKSAGGNNKIWNKVQDQYKGVLATENGLKTKLDYLNCTLNNAVRINLGLDSGCHDSRDSNHKSRIKTRHNGTVDKALLLSAYEYTSSEHGGGPFSVAESFVQDARQIFGNTKFFKGIAKVIVYASSCDATNPFLLCIESNCNEYKWYWKTKLGNNWELYPQFSKQSPKDVKSQIGGIFNSVKDPLGVKPCPTKTPPSTGLKLDIKRQPTGDELESIYYDSSSDDIPILVTKDTNNLPKGFFRVTHQTTSDIGHFTVSNTLKDGDGIRRSKRSVDCVSVYFGSSKPDLPILLEVKDETNETKYYSRTEVTGTSQGNWAQQNDYDKLTSNELNDMLDDQNGKRNSTIPIDLKTPEVLEPFYKAIKVKTTTTPHLEKRRYVTPLLPGPELPQGARKDYEVKSYLIESGQGAKISRVVYGSNETTGIEPPKDKVSQLRIYQWKNDSSLPDKVPLLVEFISSGKSEWFENLDKKSLAWQGADSKDSQKFYKSTSPPQYPYQFDPSFTNELDKVSCHIHHTVSINISKNSGMLYCHDMCKSRRIKVDKEKGGIFYGYTGYEHTSAIKGQDNFTLTSIVYNKKKQNVNNNVEFPLKDVKQVTVYFPVCNPMVPVMIYINYDVTKNNSHGKSMWLKNEDKEGNWDNVSSTIPGDDKENLIKEAIQKILDGVKSNLNLCPGSPKESKSHSQPHSDGGPAGELGTYPEISNEEDVNEQEEKEEEEEDEDKASSEDDDSTQAETLKPKSLLPAKSQSVGKVGARGDTGKELFKAIGETVRFGSTIADLTLGLVKDVFASRSPDQTTAKALAQSSDSTLGDGLARSGEAPEEKSPDIKTISIITSSVLGASGSLTGFGWWIYKRSKGDPWVRQI from the coding sequence ATGTCTCAAAAAGGCATAGATATAAAGTACAAATGCCCTTCTAACCAAACTAGTAGTACAGGTACCTGTAAGGATGATCAATCTATACAGGCCGATAAGGGGAACCTTGAAGGAGCTCCATACTATGGATATGTTACTCACAGTTCCACTGGGAAAAGGATAGGAACGCTTACCTATGGTGGAAGGTCCCTTGAGATAGAAGATGGTAAAAGAACTGCATTTTCCACAAAGTATCATAATTTAGAGAAAGTGACTACATATTACTAtacaaagaatgataatAGCAGCGATAACATAAATGTACCTCTTATCCTAAGAATTTTTAATAGAGGAGGACCATATTACTTGTACCTAAACCTTGGTGGAGACCATACAAAATGGAAGCGGGTTCCTCTGAGTGATAACTTTAAGATTCCTACAGACAATACTACAAATAAAGAACTAACTAACATCCTAGAGAGTCAGACGTGtatactttacaaactacataaaattgatatatgtaatgatggaaatagTGATATTAATCCGTACACATGTCCTGTTTGTGACAAGGCTACAGTATGGTCAAATGCAGAGAGACATGTGAACTCCATTGACtgttacaaaatattttgtcATGTCCTACTAgatgatggtaataaaATTATACATCCAGTAACTTATGAAAATGAACTTATTGTGTACAGGAACAATGCTACTAACAAATGGAAACCGCTTTCAGTCAGTAAGAGCGATTGTGATTATCTCTCCGTCTATTACTGGGAAGGAGATAGTAAGCGTAATAATCCTCTCCTGATAGAAGTTAAATTTAGCGGGAAATCTACTTGGTACGAGAACAAGAGTGCAGGTGGAAATAACAAGATATGGAATAAAGTTCAAGATCAGTATAAGGGAGTACTTGCTACAGAGAATGGTCTAAAGACCAAACTTGACTACCTTAATTGCACACTCAATAATGCTGTTAGGATTAACTTAGGACTAGATTCTGGTTGTCATGATTCTAGGGATAGTAATCATAAAAGTAGAATCAAAACCCGTCACAATGGAACTGTCGATAAAGCTCTTCTTCTTTCGGCCTATGAATACACTAGTAGCGAACATGGTGGAGGACCATTTTCCGTGGCAGAATCGTTTGTTCAGGATGCAAGACAGATTTTTGGTAATACTAAGTTCTTCAAGGGTATTGCAAAGGTTATTGTCTATGCTTCATCCTGCGATGCCACGAATCCATTCTTGCTTTGTATAGAATCAAATTGTAatgaatacaaatggtACTGGAAAACAAAGTTAGGGAATAACTGGGAACTCTATCCCCAGTTCTCTAAGCAGTCTCCTAAGGATGTTAAGAGTCAAATCGGAGGAATTTTCAATAGCGTGAAAGATCCTCTCGGAGTAAAACCATGTCCTACCAAAACCCCTCCTTCCACTGGCCTTAAGTTAGACATTAAAAGGCAGCCGACTGGTGACGAACTTGAGAGTATTTATTATGACTCCAGTTCTGATGATATTCCCATTCTGGTTACTAAGGATACTAACAATCTTCCAAAGGGTTTCTTCAGAGTTACCCACCAGACAACCTCAGATATAGGACATTTTACGGTAAGTAATACACTTAAGGACGGAGATGGTATAAGAAGGAGCAAACGATCTGTAGATTGTGTTTCTGTTTATTTTGGAAGTTCGAAGCCTGATTTACCCATCCTACTTGAAGTGAAGGATGAGACCAACGAAACAAAGTATTATTCTCGTACTGAAGTCACCGGAACGAGCCAGGGTAATTGGGCACAACAAAACGATTATGATAAGCTAACATCTAATGAGCTAAATGACATGCTTGATGACCAAAATGGTAAGAGGAATAGCACAATACCAATTGACCTCAAGACTCCCGAAGTTCTTGAACCATTCTATAAGGCCATTAAGGTAAAGACTACAACTACTCCGCACCTTGAGAAAAGGAGATATGTAACTCCATTGTTACCTGGACCTGAACTTCCCCAAGGAGCCAGAAAGGATTACGAAGTAAAATCCTATCTTATAGAGAGTGGTCAAGGTGCAAAAATATCTAGGGTCGTTTATGGCAGTAATGAAACTACTGGTATCGAGCCTCCTAAAGATAAAGTTTCTCAACTTAGGATATAtcaatggaagaatgactCCAGTCTACCCGATAAGGTGCCTCTCCTAGTTGAGTTCATTAGTAGTGGTAAATCTGAGTggtttgagaatcttgataAAAAGAGTCTTGCCTGGCAAGGAGCTGACTCTAAGGACTCacaaaagttttacaagagTACTTCTCCTCCACAATATCCGTATCAATTTGACCCCTCGTTCACTAATGAGCTCGATAAGGTTAGCTGTCATATTCATCATACTGTTAGTATAAATATATCCAAGAATAGTGGAATGTTGTATTGTCATGATATGTGTAAGTCAAGGAGGATAAAGGTTGATAAAGAGAAGGGTGGAATATTTTATGGATATACTGGTTATGAACACACATCTGCAATCAAAGGTCAGGATAATTTTACGCTTACTTCCATAGTGtataataaaaagaaacaaaatgtgAATAATAACGTAGAATTCCCTCTCAAAGATGTCAAACAGGTGACTGTTTATTTTCCGGTTTGCAATCCAATGGTTCCTGTTATGATATACATAAACTATGATGTTACAAAGAATAACAGTCATGGAAAGAGTATGTGGctaaagaatgaagataaagaagGAAACTGGGATAATGTTAGCAGTACAATCcctggagatgataaagagaatCTTATTAAAGAAGCAATTCAAAAGATTCTTGATGGTGTAAAAAGTAATCTAAACTTATGTCCAGGATCTCCTAAAGAGTCTAAATCACATTCACAACCACATTCTGATGGAGGTCCCGCTGGAGAACTAGGTACATACCCTGAAATTagtaatgaagaagatgtaaaTGAACAGGaggaaaaagaagaagaggaagaagacgaAGATAAAGCATCCAGTGAAGACGACGATTCTACTCAAGCTGAAACTCTTAAACCTAAATCTCTTCTCCCCGCTAAGTCTCAAAGTGTTGGTAAAGTTGGAGCTAGAGGAGACACTGGTAAAGAACTATTTAAAGCAATCGGTGAAACAGTTAGGTTTGGATCGACTATTGCTGATTTAACTCTTGGCTTGGTTAAGGATGTTTTTGCTAGTCGATCTCCTGATCAAACTACTGCTAAAGCTTTAGCTCAATCCTCAGACTCTACTCTTGGAGATGGTCTTGCTCGTTCTGGTGAAGCTCCTGAGGAAAAGTCTCCTGATATAAAGACTATTTCTATTATTACCTCTTCTGTTCTTGGTGCCTCAggttctcttactggatttggctGGTGGATATataaacgttctaaaggagacccttgggttcGACAaatttag